From the genome of Uranotaenia lowii strain MFRU-FL chromosome 1, ASM2978415v1, whole genome shotgun sequence, one region includes:
- the LOC129758044 gene encoding poly(A) RNA polymerase gld-2 homolog B-like, giving the protein MIAAAQLQQQSQHSLQNVDSGANSSSLMLSSLSNFDSGNDSNNNNSVSNNRNSVARANEPVTGTGSVGNAGSGSTAVGLSTTSTDDDLISESAVLGGLSGGLEALHQQQQQHMAQLVAAAAVAAATTTVGNSTTTTAPVAPQLHAAVAQSEQSSTVLVDPNEQQQHYSSLMAAAAVAAAAAAARKKSVKQEFIGTTTDDFTSAADSTVVSVLGTGNVPRE; this is encoded by the coding sequence ATGATTGCCGCCGCCCAATTGCAACAGCAAAGTCAACACTCACTTCAAAATGTTGACAGCGGCGCTAACAGTAGTAGCCTAATGTTAAGTAGTCTTAGTAACTTCGATAGCGGTAATGATAGTAACAATAACAATAGCGTTAGCAATAATCGGAACAGCGTCGCGAGGGCGAACGAACCGGTTACGGGAACCGGTTCAGTCGGCAATGCAGGCAGCGGCAGCACTGCTGTCGGGTTATCGACGACGTCGACTGACGACGACCTCATAAGTGAGTCGGCTGTTCTCGGGGGGCTTTCCGGAGGGCTAGAAGCGCTccatcaacagcaacagcagcacaTGGCCCAGCTAGTTGCTGCGGCAGCTGTCGCTGCAGCTACAACCACGGTTGGGAACTCCACAACAACAACCGCCCCGGTGGCACCACAACTTCACGCCGCCGTGGCCCAATCCGAGCAGAGCTCGACCGTACTGGTGGATCCCAACGAACAGCAACAGCACTACAGCAGCCTAATGGCGGCAGCAGCGGTCGCAGCTGCAGCTGCTGCCGCTCGCAAGAAGTCGGTAAAGCAGGAATTTATCGGCACAACAACGGATGATTTCACTTCGGCGGCTGACAGCACTGTTGTGTCTGTACTTGGCACTGGCAATGTGCCGCGTGAATAA
- the LOC129758052 gene encoding protein scalloped-like, with protein sequence MEVSVARRKEGKNSLPGPLSSRHHHIHQLKDDSRRNELIARYIKLRTGKTRTRKQVSSHIQVLARRKLREFQAKMKVDHTVLGPKEKMFPTPMDGMTSAQIVTVAAAKGLSLANPSCLPYAHHHHPHHPHHHPHHPPPPPPSLHHHQLHHHPHHGHPHPQTHHHHLPPPPPPPSTASHSNQFWQPGLQPSTSQDVKPFAQAAYGPMKTATAVSDVAGLQAAHPWEGRAIATHKFRLVEYSAFLELRVEDPYHKHLFVHIGDQPAHPLLESVEVKEIYDKFPQKAGGLKELYEKGPSNAFFLVKFWADLNTNIANDAGAFYGVSSHYESNDNMVITCSTKVCSFGKQVVEKVETEYSRFENGRYVYRINRSPMCDYMINFINKLKHLPEKYMMNSVLENFTILQVISNKETDETLLCVAFVFEVSTSEHGAQHHIYRLVKE encoded by the exons ATGGAGGTGTCAGTCGCTCGACGAAAAGAAGGAAAGAATTCCTTGCCGGGCCCTTTGTCGTCACGCCATCATCATATTCATCAGCTGAAGGATGATAGCC GACGCAATGAACTGATAGCCCGCTACATCAAACTCAGAACAGGCAAAACGCGAACGAGGAAACAGGTCAGCTCCCACATACAGGTTCTAGCGAGACGGAAACTCCGAGAATTCCAGGCCAAAATGAAAGTG GATCACACAGTGCTCGGTCCCAAGGAGAAGATGTTCCCGACGCCCATGGACGGCATGACTAGCGCACAGATCGTCACGGTAGCAGCAGCGAAAGGGTTGAGCCTAGCGAATCCTTCCTGCCTTCCGTATGCCCACCACCATCATCCCCACCATCCCCATCATCACCCCCACCATCCTCCTCCGCCACCTCCCTCGCTACATCACCATCAGCTCCACCATCACCCCCACCATGGCCACCCCCACCCCCAAACTCACCATCACCACCTTCCGCCACCTCCACCGCCGCCCTCGACGGCCTCACACTCCAAC CAATTCTGGCAGCCCGGTTTGCAGCCGAGCACGTCGCAGGACGTGAAACCGTTTGCGCAGGCGGCCTACGGCCCTATGAAAACGGCCACGGCCGTCTCGGATGTGGCCGGACTGCAGGCAGCACATCCCTGGGAGGGCCGGGCGATAGCGACGCACAAGTTCCGGCTGGTCGAGTATAGCGCGTTCCTGGAGCTACGCGTCGAGGATCcg TACCACAAACACTTGTTCGTGCACATAGGCGACCAACCGGCCCACCCGCTGCTGGAATCCGTTGAGGTGAAAGAAATCTACGACAAATTCCCCCAGAAGGCGGGTGGCCTCAAAGAGCTCTACGAGAAAGGTCCCAGTAACGCCTTCTTCCTGGTTAAATTCTGGGCCGACCTCAACACCAACATCGCCAATGACGCTGGAGCATTCTATGGCGTCAGTAGTCA CTACGAAAGTAACGACAACATGGTGATCACCTGCTCGACCAAGGTGTGCTCCTTCGGGAAGCAGGTCGTGGAGAAAGTTGAAACCGAATACTCCCGCTTCGAGAATGGTCGGTACGTGTATCGGATTAACCGATCGCCCATGTGCGACTACATGATCAACTTCATCAACAAGCTGAAGCACCTGCCCGAGAAGTACATGATGAACAGCGTGCTGGAGAACTTCACCATCCTGCAG GTCATCTCCAACAAGGAAACGGACGAAACGTTACTGTGCGTGGCGTTCGTGTTCGAAGTGTCAACGTCTGAACATGGCGCCCAGCACCACATCTACCGCCTGGTGAAGGAATAG